The following are encoded together in the Actinomycetota bacterium genome:
- a CDS encoding YqeG family HAD IIIA-type phosphatase has protein sequence MKLLVPDLYVSDVLRVDLDALYAEGVDTLLIDLDNTLLPRNGTQAPSRIIDWLKGVEDQGFAICLVSNNWHASAITAAEKLGVRIVAKASKPLPFAFKKALSMLDSEPRRTAVIGDQIFTDVLGGNLMGMKTVLVRPLSATDLPHTLLLRRLEAVVLAGREPLS, from the coding sequence ATGAAGCTGCTCGTACCCGACCTCTATGTCTCCGATGTCCTGCGCGTAGACCTCGATGCCCTGTACGCCGAGGGCGTCGATACCCTGCTCATCGACCTTGACAACACACTGCTACCGCGAAATGGCACACAGGCGCCTTCGCGGATCATCGACTGGCTTAAAGGTGTCGAGGATCAAGGCTTCGCCATCTGCCTCGTCTCCAACAACTGGCATGCCTCGGCGATCACTGCCGCCGAGAAGTTAGGTGTCAGAATCGTCGCGAAAGCGAGCAAGCCGCTTCCTTTCGCGTTCAAAAAGGCACTGTCGATGCTAGATTCCGAGCCTCGGCGTACAGCGGTAATCGGCGATCAGATATTCACTGATGTTTTGGGGGGCAACTTGATGGGAATGAAGACGGTGCTCGTCCGGCCCTTGTCTGCAACCGATCTTCCCCATACCCTGTTGTTGCGGCGCTTAGAGGCGGTGGTACTGGCGGGCCGTGAGCCACTGTCGTAA